In one window of Spartinivicinus marinus DNA:
- the trhA gene encoding PAQR family membrane homeostasis protein TrhA has translation MFFTTSSRPQSQGEEIANSISHGIGLIAALIGTPFLIFHSVEYGDAGIIVGVSIFLAAVILLYLSSTLYHSLPMGKAKRVFRLIEHSAIFLLIAGTYTPFVLGLRGTWGWTLFGVIWGLAVVGVVLKILEKAPHPIIFTSLYLLMGWIIVVALDPLLDTMTATGLFWLIAGGFCYTVGVIFFATDSRLKYGHFIWHLFVLAGTTCHYFSVLGYVI, from the coding sequence ATGTTCTTTACAACCTCCAGCCGTCCACAATCTCAAGGAGAAGAAATTGCAAACAGCATCAGTCATGGAATCGGTTTGATTGCAGCATTGATTGGAACCCCATTTCTTATTTTCCATTCAGTAGAATATGGCGATGCTGGTATTATTGTTGGTGTCAGTATCTTTCTTGCGGCAGTTATACTACTTTACCTTTCATCTACACTTTATCATTCACTGCCCATGGGTAAGGCTAAGCGGGTTTTTCGGCTTATCGAACACTCAGCCATCTTTCTTCTTATTGCAGGTACATACACGCCTTTTGTCCTTGGACTACGTGGCACATGGGGGTGGACGCTATTCGGCGTCATTTGGGGGCTTGCTGTAGTAGGAGTAGTCCTTAAGATATTGGAGAAAGCTCCTCATCCTATTATTTTTACAAGTCTTTATTTATTGATGGGGTGGATTATTGTTGTCGCACTTGACCCTTTGCTTGATACAATGACAGCTACTGGTTTATTTTGGCTGATTGCTGGAGGTTTTTGTTATACAGTAGGAGTCATTTTTTTTGCCACAGACTCGCGCCTAAAGTATGGCCACTTCATCTGGCATTTGTTTGTTTTAGCAGGTACCACATGCCATTATTTCTCAGTACTTGGATATGTCATCTAA
- the nhaA gene encoding Na+/H+ antiporter NhaA, translated as MKSDNQLNDRGHPTQLPKELIDWLARPVKRFLRIEAAVGWILLLFTIVALVLSNSPWSHIFMAIWEIPIGIHIGSLEFSRSLREWINEALMTLFFFLIALELKREMVLGELRNPRMAALPIAAALGGMLVPATIYLMLQLGQPGQNGWGTVMATDTAFVIGCLALLGSRIPQSLRIFMLSVAIVDDIGAILVVSIGYGSRIHWEILALSAIGVVIVRVMALLGIRSITLYFLIGGIIWLIIDASGVHATITGIILGLMTPTVKWITDKHLHTILDSVGVMPEANHKKNATTHRMALRTAEAAAREALSPVERLETLLHPWVGFVIMPLFAFANAGVLINITDFGNSITIAVFLGFTLGKPIGVFIFSWIAVLTGIALRPANLSWLLLLAGGFLAGIGFTMALFIANLAFSPTLINSAKLGIFSASLFSAILGISLLSLWAVFGKNKLNNSMDY; from the coding sequence ATGAAAAGCGATAACCAGCTTAATGATAGAGGGCATCCAACTCAACTTCCCAAAGAGCTCATTGACTGGTTAGCCAGGCCCGTAAAGCGGTTTTTGCGCATTGAAGCAGCTGTGGGCTGGATACTTTTATTATTTACCATTGTGGCACTCGTACTCTCCAATTCTCCTTGGAGCCATATTTTTATGGCTATATGGGAAATTCCGATAGGTATTCATATTGGTTCGCTAGAATTCAGTCGCTCACTACGTGAATGGATCAATGAAGCATTAATGACCTTGTTTTTTTTCCTTATTGCCCTAGAACTCAAACGGGAGATGGTGCTTGGTGAGCTACGTAACCCACGTATGGCAGCCTTACCAATTGCGGCGGCACTGGGAGGTATGCTAGTACCAGCTACCATTTATTTAATGCTGCAACTGGGTCAGCCAGGACAGAATGGTTGGGGTACCGTGATGGCAACGGATACTGCGTTTGTTATTGGGTGTCTGGCATTACTAGGGTCTCGCATTCCCCAGAGTTTACGAATATTTATGCTATCAGTAGCCATTGTTGATGATATTGGCGCTATCTTAGTTGTAAGCATTGGTTATGGTAGTCGCATTCATTGGGAAATCCTTGCCTTATCTGCTATCGGCGTTGTTATTGTAAGAGTCATGGCATTGCTTGGTATTCGAAGTATAACTCTCTATTTTCTAATAGGGGGGATAATTTGGCTCATAATTGACGCATCCGGAGTGCATGCAACAATTACTGGTATCATCCTTGGCTTGATGACACCAACCGTTAAATGGATAACTGACAAACATCTACATACCATATTAGACAGTGTGGGAGTGATGCCAGAAGCTAATCACAAAAAAAACGCTACGACTCATCGAATGGCATTACGAACAGCTGAGGCTGCAGCACGTGAAGCACTGTCACCAGTCGAGCGATTGGAAACGTTGTTACACCCATGGGTTGGATTCGTTATTATGCCTCTTTTTGCTTTTGCTAATGCTGGAGTATTAATCAATATCACAGATTTTGGAAACTCTATTACCATAGCTGTTTTTTTGGGGTTTACACTAGGTAAACCGATTGGAGTATTTATCTTCAGTTGGATAGCAGTATTAACAGGTATAGCTTTACGCCCAGCAAACTTAAGTTGGTTATTGTTACTGGCGGGAGGTTTTTTGGCAGGCATTGGCTTTACAATGGCGCTATTTATTGCCAATTTAGCTTTTAGCCCAACCCTAATTAATTCTGCCAAACTAGGGATTTTTTCAGCCTCATTATTTTCTGCAATATTAGGAATCTCACTGTTGAGCTTATGGGCTGTTTTTGGAAAAAATAAACTAAATAATTCAATGGATTACTAA
- the hflC gene encoding protease modulator HflC, giving the protein MNGFKQLVFLAIFFIVIYVVKSSIYTVSEVEQVIITQFGKPVGSPVTDAGLKFKLPFIQDVNPIDKRVLEWDGTPSDMPTKDKLYISVDLYARWRITAPLQYFLRLRDERSAQSRLDDILGSETRNAVAKHELIEIIRTTKNREPLRDELLTETEREQKLGALVPIHKGRKLVEQEIFKAAAEKVHVFGIELLDIRFKRINYNASVRPKIYDRMISERRQIAERFLSEGNGEAARIRGNRVRDLNKIQSEAYHQVEQIRGLADAKATEIYSSAYNQSPEAIAFYEFTRTMQSYKSIIAKNTTLVLSTDSDLFKFLKGMSPDNNVSTNIEE; this is encoded by the coding sequence ATGAATGGTTTTAAGCAGCTTGTATTTTTAGCGATCTTTTTTATTGTTATTTATGTGGTAAAGAGTTCTATTTACACTGTGAGCGAAGTTGAGCAAGTGATTATCACCCAGTTTGGCAAACCAGTAGGCTCACCTGTAACCGATGCTGGACTCAAGTTTAAGCTTCCTTTTATTCAAGATGTCAATCCGATTGATAAGCGAGTACTGGAGTGGGACGGAACACCATCAGATATGCCAACCAAAGACAAGCTTTATATTTCAGTTGACCTATACGCTCGATGGCGAATTACTGCGCCCTTACAATATTTTTTGCGATTACGCGATGAACGCAGTGCCCAATCCCGTTTGGACGATATATTAGGCAGTGAAACACGAAACGCTGTGGCAAAGCATGAATTAATTGAGATTATTCGTACTACCAAAAATCGCGAACCACTACGTGATGAATTACTGACAGAAACAGAGCGGGAACAGAAATTAGGTGCGCTGGTACCAATCCACAAAGGACGCAAATTAGTTGAACAGGAAATTTTTAAAGCTGCTGCTGAAAAAGTACATGTATTTGGTATTGAACTGCTCGATATACGGTTTAAACGAATTAATTATAATGCCAGTGTACGCCCCAAAATTTATGACCGAATGATAAGTGAGCGCCGTCAAATTGCTGAACGCTTTCTATCAGAAGGCAATGGTGAGGCAGCTAGAATCCGTGGCAATCGCGTACGTGATCTGAACAAAATCCAATCTGAAGCCTATCACCAAGTTGAACAAATTCGTGGATTAGCTGATGCCAAAGCAACTGAAATTTATTCAAGTGCGTATAACCAGAGCCCTGAAGCGATTGCTTTTTATGAATTTACGCGCACGATGCAATCCTATAAGTCTATTATTGCCAAAAATACAACCCTCGTTTTATCCACTGACAGTGATCTATTCAAGTTTCTAAAAGGTATGAGTCCTGATAATAACGTAAGTACAAACATTGAAGAATAA
- the hflK gene encoding FtsH protease activity modulator HflK: MASNNGGSDTGDPWQNKGHTHTNKLIQHRQNWTRQLIANGVPYGAIILAVIGLVGLVIWTAYYTVPSDSVAVVQRFGQYLKNVPPGLHFKLPMGIDKATIVPVKRQLKQEFGFTTPGANDPYQSPRPNEEKRETQMVTGDLNAALVEWVVQYRISDPVKFLFEVREPSETLRYVSESVMREVVGDRTVDEVITIGRQEIEIEALTKMQALSTKYVMGISIDQVQLKNINPPQAVQESFNEVNQAQQEKEKLINEARRDYNKVIPLAEGEKDQRIREADGYRLKRINEAKGDVARFNALLAEYLKAPEVTQRRIYIETMQEIMPSIRSKIIMDEQAKNILPLLNLNAYKRSQP; encoded by the coding sequence ATGGCATCAAACAATGGCGGAAGCGACACAGGTGACCCTTGGCAAAATAAAGGCCACACTCATACTAATAAACTCATCCAACATAGGCAGAACTGGACCCGGCAGCTGATAGCAAATGGTGTTCCCTATGGCGCTATCATCTTAGCTGTCATTGGGCTTGTAGGACTGGTTATTTGGACAGCCTATTATACCGTGCCAAGCGACTCTGTTGCTGTTGTCCAGCGGTTTGGCCAGTATTTAAAAAATGTACCGCCTGGATTGCATTTTAAACTACCGATGGGTATCGACAAGGCAACAATTGTTCCCGTTAAACGGCAGTTGAAGCAGGAATTTGGTTTTACAACGCCTGGTGCTAATGACCCATACCAGAGCCCTCGTCCTAATGAGGAAAAGCGAGAAACGCAGATGGTAACAGGTGATCTGAACGCTGCGTTAGTGGAATGGGTTGTTCAGTATCGCATCTCTGATCCAGTTAAATTCTTATTTGAAGTGCGTGAGCCAAGTGAAACGCTTCGATATGTTTCTGAGTCGGTTATGCGCGAAGTGGTTGGTGATCGCACCGTCGATGAAGTTATTACTATTGGTCGACAGGAAATCGAAATAGAAGCATTAACTAAGATGCAAGCATTATCAACTAAGTATGTCATGGGCATTAGTATTGACCAAGTTCAGTTGAAAAATATCAATCCTCCCCAAGCGGTACAGGAGTCATTTAATGAGGTCAATCAGGCTCAACAAGAAAAAGAAAAACTTATTAACGAAGCACGACGAGATTACAATAAGGTCATTCCTCTAGCTGAGGGGGAGAAAGACCAACGAATTCGTGAGGCTGATGGATATCGACTTAAACGGATTAATGAGGCTAAAGGTGATGTAGCTCGATTCAATGCGTTGTTAGCGGAATACCTTAAAGCGCCGGAAGTGACGCAACGTCGTATCTATATTGAAACCATGCAGGAAATCATGCCAAGTATCCGCTCTAAAATTATTATGGATGAGCAAGCAAAGAATATTTTGCCCCTATTAAATCTTAATGCTTATAAGAGAAGTCAACCATGA